From the Amycolatopsis thermoflava N1165 genome, one window contains:
- a CDS encoding LysR family transcriptional regulator — translation MLRAVVSSGSISAAARNLGYTPSAISQQLSTLEREAGTALLERVGRGVRPTPAGALLSQHAEVVFAQLSKAESELADLKAGRTGSLAIRYFATAGASLVPPAVAAIRRDYPGVKLDLRLLEPGEALPQVENGDADVAIVVFSGSYSKPGVELCHLFDDPYRVALPTSHPLARKRVVDLGDLADEPWISNEGVPGPCRDVLMAACGAAGFVPNFVMECEDYATAQGFVAAGLGISLVPVLGLGAPQPGAVIRRIRNPEPIRPIHAAVATRSRDQPAVRHLLQVLKDIKTDVAA, via the coding sequence GTGCTGCGGGCCGTGGTTTCCAGCGGGTCGATCAGCGCGGCCGCCCGGAACCTCGGCTACACCCCGTCCGCGATCAGCCAGCAGTTGTCCACTTTGGAGCGTGAGGCAGGCACGGCGCTGCTGGAGCGGGTCGGCCGCGGAGTGCGACCCACACCCGCGGGCGCGTTGTTGTCCCAGCATGCCGAGGTCGTGTTCGCGCAGCTGTCCAAGGCCGAGTCCGAGCTGGCCGACCTGAAGGCGGGCCGCACGGGCAGCCTGGCGATCCGTTATTTCGCGACGGCCGGAGCGTCGCTGGTGCCGCCCGCGGTGGCGGCCATCCGCCGCGACTACCCAGGCGTGAAGCTGGACCTGCGGCTCCTGGAGCCCGGCGAGGCGTTGCCGCAGGTGGAGAACGGTGACGCCGACGTGGCGATCGTGGTGTTCTCGGGCTCGTACTCGAAGCCGGGTGTCGAGCTGTGCCACCTGTTCGACGACCCGTACCGCGTGGCGCTGCCGACGAGCCACCCGCTGGCCCGCAAGCGGGTCGTGGACCTGGGCGACCTGGCCGACGAGCCGTGGATCAGCAACGAGGGCGTGCCCGGCCCCTGCCGGGACGTGCTGATGGCCGCCTGCGGGGCCGCCGGTTTCGTGCCGAACTTCGTGATGGAGTGCGAGGACTACGCGACCGCGCAGGGCTTCGTCGCGGCCGGTCTCGGCATCAGCCTGGTCCCGGTGCTGGGCCTGGGCGCACCCCAGCCCGGCGCGGTGATCCGCCGGATCCGCAACCCGGAGCCGATCCGCCCGATCCACGCCGCCGTGGCCACCCGCTCACGCGACCAGCCCGCCGTCCGCCACCTGTTGCAGGTGCTCAAGGACATCAAAACCGACGTCGCCGCATAA
- a CDS encoding ATP-binding protein — protein sequence MDHVQEKPRTETGMPLPRPPGEGAVVPAAGSTLAEVDERPKMYRRRSSRVVAGVASGLADHLGIKVLWVRATFAILAAFGGAGMVAYGLLWVFVPQRRREETEAPATPREKQQAIGLLILGVGLLVAGGAITGAINGWVAVPLALALVGAAVVWREADESQRRRWRDGARSGVAGMVLGGGGWSAAIRILAGVALVITGIGVVVLRSGSLDQVQFALLAVLATLVGVAVLTVPFWLRMGRDLGEERRARIRTEERAEIAAHLHDSVLQTLALIQKQSESPKEVARLARSQERELRGWLYGPSGYGTPEKKGEDRSVAFSQAIANACGEVEDTFAISVSQVVVGEAQLDDRLTALVLAAREAMVNAAKHAGVDEVSVYAEVEPTAVTVFVRDRGKGFDPETVSEDRHGLADSIRGRMERNGGTVRLRTAPGDGTEVQLEMPVKADSGGTR from the coding sequence ATGGATCACGTGCAGGAGAAGCCGCGCACCGAGACCGGCATGCCGCTCCCGCGCCCACCGGGCGAGGGCGCGGTCGTGCCTGCTGCCGGGAGCACGCTGGCGGAGGTCGACGAGCGGCCCAAGATGTACCGGCGCCGGTCGAGCCGCGTGGTGGCGGGTGTCGCCTCGGGCCTGGCCGACCACCTCGGCATCAAGGTGCTGTGGGTGCGCGCCACGTTCGCGATCCTGGCCGCGTTCGGCGGGGCCGGGATGGTGGCCTACGGGCTGTTGTGGGTGTTCGTGCCGCAGCGGCGGCGCGAGGAGACCGAGGCCCCGGCCACGCCGAGGGAGAAGCAGCAGGCCATCGGTCTGCTCATCCTGGGCGTCGGGCTGCTCGTCGCGGGTGGGGCGATCACCGGCGCGATCAACGGGTGGGTCGCGGTGCCACTGGCGCTGGCCCTGGTCGGCGCCGCGGTCGTGTGGCGGGAGGCCGACGAGTCGCAGCGCCGCCGCTGGCGGGACGGCGCGCGGTCCGGCGTCGCGGGCATGGTGCTCGGCGGCGGCGGGTGGTCGGCCGCGATCCGGATCCTCGCCGGTGTCGCGCTGGTGATCACCGGCATCGGTGTCGTCGTGCTGCGCAGCGGATCGCTCGATCAGGTGCAGTTCGCGCTGCTCGCCGTGCTCGCGACGCTGGTCGGGGTGGCGGTGCTGACCGTGCCGTTCTGGCTGCGGATGGGCCGCGACCTGGGGGAGGAGCGCCGGGCCCGCATCCGCACCGAGGAGCGCGCCGAGATCGCCGCGCACCTGCACGACTCGGTGCTGCAGACCCTGGCGCTGATCCAGAAGCAGTCGGAGTCGCCGAAGGAGGTCGCGCGGCTGGCCCGCAGCCAGGAGCGCGAGCTGCGCGGCTGGCTCTACGGCCCGTCCGGCTACGGGACGCCGGAGAAGAAGGGCGAGGACCGGTCGGTGGCCTTCTCCCAGGCGATCGCAAACGCTTGCGGCGAGGTGGAGGACACCTTCGCGATCTCGGTGTCGCAGGTCGTGGTGGGGGAGGCGCAGCTGGACGACCGGCTCACCGCGCTGGTGCTCGCGGCTCGCGAGGCGATGGTCAACGCGGCCAAGCACGCCGGGGTCGACGAGGTGAGCGTCTACGCCGAGGTGGAGCCCACCGCGGTCACCGTGTTCGTGCGGGACCGGGGCAAGGGTTTCGACCCGGAGACCGTGTCGGAGGACCGGCATGGCCTCGCCGACTCGATCCGGGGGAGGATGGAGCGCAACGGCGGCACGGTACGGCTGCGCACGGCGCCGGGAGATGGGACCGAAGTGCAGCTGGAGATGCCGGTGAAGGCCGATTCTGGAGGGACGCGTTGA
- a CDS encoding PspC domain-containing protein, with translation MLGTMNDTAEAPKPQGLGGFEETVKDFWASRPRRPARGGKIGGVAAAIGNRYGIDPVIVRVAFVTATVFGGVGASLYLLCWLLFPAEGDEVSPIESLFGQGRSSMSKHITIVLAILFFPLSSWAFAGGWFDGGGIIGAAMMVTALYLLHRGRGHVNRPAPVTRVATEVGPAAFSMSAPGTTERAESGWDPLGADPMAWDLPDPVPPPAPAPPPPPRAPRRTSKIGVATFGIALLVAGIGAAIGSSGDAWFSPQHVIGLVLGVLGVGMVAGAFAGGGRKLAILAVPLSIAGVALTTVPVADYSGGLGDLRATPVSAAEVLPSYQRTAGTVDLDLTRLPADVPVTTEVHLGAGDTTIRVPATADVTYSCESQAGDVSCFGRESNGVGIAPITGVDYGIDGPGGLQLTLKADQGVGSLEVRRG, from the coding sequence ATGCTGGGCACCATGAACGACACGGCAGAGGCTCCGAAACCGCAAGGCCTGGGCGGTTTCGAGGAGACCGTGAAGGACTTCTGGGCCAGCCGGCCGCGCCGTCCCGCCAGGGGCGGCAAGATCGGCGGCGTCGCGGCGGCCATCGGCAACCGGTACGGCATCGACCCGGTGATCGTGCGGGTGGCGTTCGTGACGGCGACCGTGTTCGGCGGCGTCGGCGCTTCGCTGTACCTGCTGTGCTGGCTGCTGTTCCCGGCCGAGGGCGACGAGGTGTCACCCATCGAGTCGCTGTTCGGGCAGGGCCGCAGCTCGATGTCCAAACACATCACGATCGTGCTGGCCATCCTGTTCTTCCCGCTGTCCAGCTGGGCGTTCGCCGGCGGCTGGTTCGACGGGGGCGGCATCATCGGCGCGGCGATGATGGTCACCGCGCTGTACCTGCTGCACCGCGGCCGCGGGCACGTCAACCGGCCGGCGCCGGTGACCCGCGTGGCCACCGAGGTCGGCCCCGCCGCGTTCTCGATGAGCGCGCCGGGCACCACGGAGCGGGCCGAGTCCGGGTGGGATCCGCTGGGCGCGGACCCGATGGCGTGGGACCTGCCGGACCCGGTTCCGCCTCCGGCGCCGGCCCCGCCGCCACCGCCGCGGGCGCCGCGGCGGACGAGCAAGATCGGTGTCGCGACCTTCGGCATCGCGCTGCTGGTCGCCGGGATCGGCGCGGCGATCGGTTCGTCCGGCGACGCGTGGTTCTCGCCGCAGCACGTCATCGGGCTGGTGCTCGGGGTGCTGGGCGTCGGGATGGTGGCAGGCGCGTTCGCCGGTGGCGGCCGCAAGCTGGCCATCCTGGCGGTGCCGCTGTCGATCGCGGGTGTCGCGCTGACCACGGTCCCCGTCGCCGACTACTCCGGCGGGCTGGGCGACCTGCGGGCCACGCCGGTGAGCGCGGCCGAGGTGCTGCCGAGCTACCAGCGCACGGCCGGGACCGTGGACCTGGACCTGACCAGGCTGCCCGCCGACGTGCCGGTGACGACCGAGGTGCACCTCGGCGCGGGCGACACGACGATCCGCGTGCCCGCGACGGCGGACGTCACGTACTCCTGCGAGTCGCAGGCCGGTGACGTGAGCTGCTTCGGCCGCGAAAGCAACGGGGTCGGGATCGCCCCGATCACCGGAGTGGACTACGGGATCGACGGTCCGGGCGGGCTGCAGCTGACGCTGAAGGCCGACCAGGGCGTCGGGAGCTTGGAGGTGCGCCGTGGCTGA
- the pcrA gene encoding DNA helicase PcrA, which yields MSTLFDLPAEPPARPAPGRHADLLADLNPAQREAVTHAGAPLLVVAGAGSGKTRVLTRRIAYLLAERGVHPGEIMAITFTNKAAAEMRERVSDLVGRRANAMWVSTFHSMCVRLLRREAKTLDMSSNFSIYDADDTRRLVTLVARDLDVDPKRYPARALAVHISNHKNELTDPEDAAAKASNDLERRVAEVYAEYQRRLRLANAFDFDDLIMRTVELFQAFPDVAEHYRRRFRHVLVDEYQDTNHAQYTLVRELVGTSTSESGVEPAELCVVGDADQSIYAFRGATIRNIEEFERDFPDARTILLEQNYRSTQTILSAANAVIARNPNRRDKRLWTDSGDGEKIGVYVADNEHDEAAFVAGEIDALVDQGQAKYSDVAVFYRTNNQSRVFEEIFIRLGLPYRVVGGVRFYERREVRDALAYLRVLANPEDTVSLRRILNVPKRGIGDRAEACVATHAERERISFAAALRDAAAGRVALLNPRSAKAIAGFVELLDGLIELVDSGAEVADVLEAVLERTGYRAELEESDDPQDASRVDNLTELVTVAREFTEQAAEMAPLAEDDDGVPEPGSLAAFLERVSLVADADSVPTPDEDGEEEDSGVVTLMTVHTAKGLEYPVVFCTGWEDGVFPHLRALGEPAELAEERRLAYVAITRARQRLYLSRAITRSAWGQPMTNPASRFFDEVPSELLDWRREEPSSAAESSFGSPRAATTWGRRSRFGEDSAQAGIAARGMRSTPFKGWQNTVALKLEVGDRVNHDKYGLGTVVEASGEGPRATATIDFGSAGKVKLMLIGSVPMVKL from the coding sequence ATGAGCACCCTGTTCGACCTCCCCGCCGAGCCGCCCGCGCGCCCAGCGCCGGGCCGCCACGCCGACCTGCTCGCCGACCTCAACCCCGCGCAGCGGGAGGCGGTCACGCACGCGGGCGCGCCGCTGCTGGTCGTCGCGGGCGCCGGGTCGGGCAAGACCCGGGTGCTGACCCGCCGGATCGCCTACCTGCTGGCCGAACGCGGCGTGCACCCCGGCGAGATCATGGCGATCACGTTCACCAACAAGGCCGCGGCCGAGATGCGCGAGCGCGTCAGCGACCTCGTCGGCAGGCGGGCCAACGCGATGTGGGTCTCCACGTTCCACTCGATGTGCGTGCGGTTGCTGCGCCGCGAGGCCAAGACGCTGGACATGTCGTCGAACTTCTCGATCTACGACGCCGACGACACGCGGCGGCTGGTCACGCTCGTTGCGCGCGACCTGGACGTCGACCCCAAGCGCTACCCGGCCCGCGCGCTGGCCGTGCACATCTCCAACCACAAGAACGAGCTGACCGATCCGGAGGACGCCGCGGCGAAGGCGTCCAACGACCTGGAGCGCCGCGTCGCCGAGGTCTACGCCGAGTACCAGCGGCGGCTGCGGCTGGCCAACGCGTTCGACTTCGACGACCTGATCATGCGCACCGTCGAGCTGTTCCAGGCCTTCCCGGACGTGGCCGAGCACTACCGCCGCCGGTTCCGGCACGTGCTGGTCGACGAGTACCAGGACACCAACCACGCCCAGTACACGCTGGTGCGGGAGCTGGTCGGCACGTCGACGAGCGAGTCCGGCGTCGAGCCGGCGGAGCTGTGCGTGGTCGGTGACGCCGACCAGTCGATCTACGCCTTCCGCGGCGCCACGATCCGCAACATCGAGGAGTTCGAGCGGGACTTCCCGGACGCCCGCACGATCCTGCTGGAGCAGAACTACCGCTCCACCCAGACCATCCTGTCCGCGGCCAACGCGGTCATCGCGCGAAACCCCAACCGCCGGGACAAGCGGCTGTGGACCGACTCGGGCGACGGCGAGAAGATCGGCGTGTACGTCGCCGACAACGAGCACGACGAGGCGGCGTTCGTCGCGGGCGAGATCGACGCGCTGGTCGACCAGGGGCAGGCGAAGTACTCCGACGTCGCGGTCTTCTACCGCACCAACAACCAGTCCCGCGTGTTCGAGGAGATCTTCATCCGGCTCGGCCTGCCCTACCGGGTGGTCGGCGGCGTCCGGTTCTACGAGCGCCGCGAGGTCCGGGACGCGCTGGCCTACCTGCGGGTGCTGGCCAACCCGGAGGACACGGTCAGCCTGCGCCGCATCCTGAACGTGCCCAAGCGGGGCATCGGCGACCGGGCCGAGGCGTGCGTGGCGACGCACGCCGAGCGCGAGCGGATCTCCTTCGCGGCCGCGCTGCGCGACGCCGCGGCGGGCCGGGTGGCGCTGCTCAACCCGCGCTCGGCCAAGGCGATCGCCGGGTTCGTCGAGCTGCTCGACGGGCTGATCGAGCTGGTCGACAGCGGCGCCGAGGTCGCGGACGTGCTCGAAGCGGTGCTCGAGCGCACCGGGTACCGGGCCGAGCTGGAGGAGTCCGACGACCCGCAGGACGCCTCGCGCGTGGACAACCTGACCGAGCTCGTCACCGTCGCCCGCGAGTTCACGGAGCAGGCGGCCGAGATGGCGCCGCTTGCCGAGGACGACGACGGGGTGCCCGAGCCGGGCTCGCTGGCGGCGTTCCTGGAGCGGGTGTCGCTCGTCGCGGACGCCGACTCGGTGCCGACGCCGGACGAGGACGGCGAGGAAGAGGACTCCGGCGTGGTCACGCTGATGACCGTGCACACCGCCAAGGGGCTGGAGTACCCGGTCGTGTTCTGCACCGGCTGGGAGGACGGGGTGTTCCCGCACCTGCGTGCGCTGGGCGAGCCCGCCGAGCTGGCGGAGGAGCGGCGGCTGGCGTACGTGGCGATCACGCGGGCGCGGCAGCGGCTGTACCTGAGCCGGGCGATCACCCGGTCGGCGTGGGGGCAGCCGATGACGAACCCGGCGTCCCGGTTCTTCGACGAGGTGCCGTCCGAGCTGCTCGACTGGCGCCGCGAGGAGCCGTCGTCCGCCGCCGAGTCGTCGTTCGGGTCCCCGCGCGCCGCGACCACCTGGGGCCGCCGCTCGCGCTTCGGCGAGGATTCCGCGCAGGCAGGCATCGCGGCCCGCGGCATGCGGTCGACGCCGTTCAAGGGCTGGCAGAACACGGTCGCGCTGAAGCTCGAGGTGGGCGACCGGGTCAACCACGACAAGTACGGGCTCGGCACGGTGGTCGAGGCGTCCGGCGAGGGCCCCCGCGCCACGGCGACGATCGATTTCGGCAGTGCGGGCAAGGTGAAGCTGATGCTGATCGGCAGCGTGCCGATGGTGAAGCTGTAG
- a CDS encoding chorismate mutase: MNAQTNEKATPPETSGEPVASAEEIAELRKEIDWLDSEILRLVKRRVEVSQTIGAARMAAGGTRIVYNREMDVLARYRELGPDGRQLAMALLNLGRGRLGR, translated from the coding sequence ATGAACGCACAGACGAACGAGAAAGCCACCCCGCCGGAGACCTCCGGCGAACCCGTCGCCTCGGCCGAGGAGATCGCCGAGCTGCGCAAGGAGATCGACTGGCTCGACTCCGAGATCCTGCGGCTCGTCAAGCGCCGGGTCGAGGTCTCCCAGACGATCGGCGCCGCGCGGATGGCCGCGGGCGGCACCCGGATCGTCTACAACCGCGAGATGGACGTGCTCGCCCGTTACCGCGAACTCGGCCCGGACGGCCGCCAGCTCGCGATGGCGTTGCTGAACCTGGGGCGCGGCCGGCTCGGCCGCTGA
- a CDS encoding response regulator, whose protein sequence is MSETPQPKAPISVFLVDDHALFRAGVRTELDSITDEVRVVGEAGSVAEAVAGIARTKPQVVLLDVHMPDGGGAEVLRRVRTDLPDVVFLALSVSDAAEDVIAVIRAGARGYVTKTISSKELVRAIARVAEGDAVFSPRLAGFVLDAFADRPGSAPISDPELDLLTPRERDVLRLLARGYAYKEIASELFISVKTVETHVSSVLRKTQLSNRYELSRWASDRRLV, encoded by the coding sequence TTGAGCGAGACACCGCAGCCGAAGGCCCCGATCAGCGTGTTCCTGGTCGACGACCACGCGCTGTTCCGGGCCGGGGTGCGTACCGAACTGGACTCGATCACCGACGAGGTGCGGGTGGTCGGCGAGGCGGGTTCGGTCGCCGAGGCGGTCGCCGGCATCGCCCGGACGAAGCCGCAGGTCGTGCTGCTCGACGTGCACATGCCGGACGGCGGTGGCGCGGAGGTGCTCCGCCGGGTCCGCACCGACCTGCCCGACGTCGTGTTCCTGGCGCTGTCGGTGTCGGACGCGGCCGAGGACGTCATCGCGGTCATCCGCGCCGGCGCCCGCGGGTACGTCACCAAGACGATCTCGTCGAAGGAGCTGGTGCGGGCCATCGCGCGGGTCGCCGAGGGCGATGCGGTGTTCTCGCCGCGGCTGGCCGGGTTCGTGCTGGACGCGTTCGCCGACCGCCCGGGCTCGGCGCCGATCAGCGACCCCGAGCTGGACCTGCTGACCCCGCGCGAGCGGGACGTGCTGCGCCTGCTCGCGCGGGGCTACGCGTACAAGGAGATCGCGTCGGAGCTGTTCATCTCGGTGAAGACGGTCGAGACGCACGTGTCCAGCGTCCTGCGCAAGACCCAGCTGTCCAACCGCTACGAGCTTTCGCGCTGGGCCTCGGACCGCAGGCTGGTCTGA
- a CDS encoding serine/threonine-protein kinase: protein MGTEGALVGGRYRLDQPIGRGRAGIVWLAYDTQLNRTVAAKKMPVAPGHSEQSIAAALEEGRAAMRIQHACAIGVYDVLRDGPDPWVVMEYVPSRNMADFLAEYGTLTPDQTAFLGIQLASALAAAHRAGVVHRGLEPGNVLLADDGGVKVTDIGFTGAGFNPAYRAPELSRGATAAPATDAFSLGATLYTAVEGVPPYGDHGGGPLRQPEKAGVLAPALMKLLREDPLSRPTLGDSITSFQAITQGRQTAFIPPTAPALPTVPAFRPPSPPPPPPKQPLVRISPVRARQLILATMAVLVAAAIGIGVTQLLFL, encoded by the coding sequence GTGGGTACTGAGGGCGCACTCGTCGGCGGCCGGTACCGGTTGGACCAACCGATCGGTCGTGGCCGCGCCGGAATCGTGTGGCTGGCGTACGACACGCAGCTGAACCGCACGGTGGCGGCCAAGAAGATGCCGGTCGCGCCGGGGCACAGCGAGCAGTCGATCGCCGCGGCGCTGGAAGAGGGCCGCGCCGCGATGCGGATCCAGCACGCCTGTGCGATCGGGGTCTACGACGTGCTCCGCGACGGGCCGGACCCGTGGGTGGTCATGGAGTACGTGCCCTCCCGCAACATGGCGGACTTCCTCGCCGAGTACGGGACGCTCACGCCCGACCAGACCGCGTTCCTGGGCATCCAGCTCGCCTCCGCGCTGGCCGCGGCGCACCGGGCCGGCGTGGTGCACCGCGGGCTGGAGCCGGGCAACGTGCTGCTCGCCGACGACGGTGGCGTCAAGGTCACCGACATCGGGTTCACCGGCGCCGGCTTCAACCCCGCCTACCGGGCGCCGGAACTCTCGCGGGGCGCGACCGCCGCGCCGGCCACCGACGCGTTCTCGCTCGGCGCCACCCTCTACACGGCTGTCGAAGGCGTGCCGCCCTACGGCGACCACGGCGGCGGGCCGCTGCGCCAGCCGGAGAAGGCCGGTGTGCTCGCGCCCGCGTTGATGAAGCTGCTGCGCGAGGACCCACTGAGCCGGCCCACACTCGGCGACAGCATCACCTCGTTCCAGGCGATCACGCAGGGACGGCAGACGGCGTTCATCCCGCCCACCGCGCCCGCGCTGCCGACGGTGCCCGCGTTCCGGCCGCCGTCGCCGCCGCCTCCTCCGCCGAAGCAACCATTGGTGCGGATCTCGCCGGTCCGGGCGCGGCAGTTGATCCTCGCGACCATGGCTGTGCTGGTTGCGGCTGCTATTGGGATCGGGGTTACGCAGCTTCTTTTTCTTTGA
- a CDS encoding DMT family transporter: MAETKTLLRLAALALMWGSSFLWIKIGLQAFTPVQIVLIRTVLGSAVLVGLCYAARDRLPAGRRIWKHLLVAALFHNALPFLLFAIGEQTVSSGVTGVLNATTPLWTLLMAMLMGVERRLDPPKLVGLLAGLAGTVLIFAPWQESGLLSWGALACVAAAVSYGFVFVYEGKHLSGTGSSPVALAGAQMTAASGFTLLAMPAGGTTPVHLSAGPVIAVVILGVFSTGVAFALSYRLLATEGAVAASTVGYLMPIVSLALGAVFLGEDLNPRILAGVAVVLAGVALTRVRRRVLVQTSLRSEAQRESS; this comes from the coding sequence GTGGCCGAAACGAAAACCTTGCTGCGCCTGGCCGCGCTGGCACTCATGTGGGGATCGAGCTTCCTGTGGATCAAGATCGGGCTGCAGGCGTTCACGCCGGTCCAGATCGTGCTCATCCGCACCGTCCTGGGCAGCGCCGTCCTCGTCGGGCTCTGCTACGCCGCTCGTGACCGCCTGCCGGCCGGACGACGGATCTGGAAGCACCTGCTCGTCGCCGCCCTGTTCCACAACGCGCTGCCGTTCCTGCTGTTCGCGATCGGCGAGCAGACCGTCAGCTCGGGTGTGACCGGCGTGCTGAACGCGACCACGCCGCTGTGGACGCTGCTCATGGCCATGCTGATGGGCGTCGAACGCCGGCTCGACCCGCCGAAGCTCGTCGGCCTGCTCGCCGGGCTCGCCGGCACCGTGCTGATCTTCGCGCCGTGGCAGGAATCCGGCCTGCTCAGCTGGGGTGCGCTGGCCTGCGTCGCCGCCGCGGTGAGCTACGGGTTCGTCTTCGTCTACGAGGGCAAACACCTGTCCGGCACCGGCTCGTCGCCGGTTGCGCTGGCGGGCGCGCAGATGACCGCGGCGAGCGGGTTCACGCTGCTCGCGATGCCCGCCGGTGGCACCACGCCGGTGCACCTGTCCGCGGGTCCGGTGATCGCCGTGGTGATCCTCGGGGTGTTCTCCACCGGCGTCGCGTTCGCGCTGAGCTATCGCCTGCTGGCGACCGAAGGCGCGGTCGCCGCATCCACCGTCGGCTACCTGATGCCCATCGTGTCGCTGGCGCTCGGCGCGGTCTTCCTCGGCGAGGACCTCAACCCGCGGATCCTCGCCGGAGTCGCCGTCGTGCTCGCCGGAGTCGCCCTGACCCGCGTGCGGCGCCGGGTCCTCGTTCAGACCAGCCTGCGGTCCGAGGCCCAGCGCGAAAGCTCGTAG
- a CDS encoding DUF1707 domain-containing protein, translating to MDAPSNRIRAGDQDRERVATRLQEASGEGRLTLGEAEDRLAAAYAATYVDELSALTRDLPEPTPPRPSRFPVPLRVHAAAVAVLSALLIARFVVSGAEFFWPVFPLFWLGVSLVAHAAVRARGRVVPY from the coding sequence ATGGACGCACCATCGAACCGGATCCGCGCCGGGGACCAGGACCGGGAGCGCGTGGCGACCCGGCTGCAGGAAGCGAGCGGCGAGGGCAGGCTGACCCTAGGCGAAGCGGAAGATCGCCTCGCCGCCGCCTACGCCGCGACCTACGTCGACGAACTGTCCGCGCTCACGCGGGACCTACCGGAACCAACGCCGCCGCGCCCCTCCCGCTTCCCCGTGCCCCTGCGGGTGCACGCCGCGGCGGTGGCCGTGCTGTCCGCGCTGCTCATCGCGCGGTTCGTGGTGTCCGGCGCGGAGTTCTTCTGGCCGGTGTTCCCGTTGTTCTGGCTCGGCGTGAGCCTGGTCGCACACGCGGCCGTCCGCGCACGGGGGCGAGTTGTGCCATACTGA
- a CDS encoding serine/threonine-protein kinase, with protein MSDEGRLVAGRYRIERRIGTGAMGAVWQAHDDVLGRSVAIKQLLLQPGLDQHEAEDAKQRTMREGRIAARLHHPNAISVFDVVTDDNGHPCLVMEYLPSTSLAELLRDRKTLPPREVARIGAQIAAALKEAHAVGIVHRDIKPGNILLADNGVVKITDFGISRAKDDVTVTKTGMIAGTPAYLAPEVAIGGDPGPEADVFSLGSTLYAACEGQPPFGLSENTLSLLHAVAAGQINPPRQSGPLASVLAVLLHPEVQHRPTAAEAEELLAAVARGETPLGGNSDETQFSPSGGALAGGALAAGALGAAAGAGATRAFRGDELGAHSGTLAGGASDQFYDEYDDYSDDPYAATAAYPTDDYDRQGATRAVPAGYDGYDDEPRAAAADDEDEKPGRWKVPAAIGAVVVAGLVALGIWLFTPANNNTTNTTETSPPVLPPPVTSSSVETTESSTPTATRSSQANEPTKSSPSRRSSSEETSASKPSSSKSPTSSSSSSSRTPTSTPEETPTSGANG; from the coding sequence GTGAGCGACGAGGGTCGCCTGGTCGCCGGCCGGTACCGGATCGAGCGGCGAATCGGCACCGGCGCCATGGGTGCGGTGTGGCAGGCGCACGACGACGTACTCGGCCGTTCGGTCGCGATCAAGCAGTTGCTTCTGCAACCGGGGCTGGACCAGCACGAGGCCGAGGACGCCAAGCAGCGCACGATGCGCGAGGGCCGCATCGCCGCCCGGCTGCACCACCCGAACGCGATCTCCGTCTTCGACGTCGTCACCGACGACAACGGCCACCCGTGCCTGGTGATGGAGTACCTGCCGTCGACGAGCCTCGCCGAGCTGCTGCGCGACCGGAAGACGCTGCCGCCGCGCGAGGTCGCGCGCATCGGCGCCCAGATCGCGGCCGCGCTCAAGGAGGCGCACGCGGTCGGGATCGTGCACCGGGACATCAAGCCCGGCAACATCCTGCTCGCCGACAACGGCGTGGTGAAGATCACCGACTTCGGCATCTCGCGGGCCAAGGACGACGTCACGGTCACCAAGACCGGCATGATCGCGGGCACCCCCGCCTACCTGGCGCCGGAGGTCGCGATCGGTGGCGATCCGGGCCCGGAGGCGGACGTCTTCTCGCTGGGCTCCACGCTGTACGCGGCGTGCGAGGGTCAGCCGCCGTTCGGTTTGAGCGAGAACACCCTGAGCCTGCTGCACGCGGTCGCCGCGGGGCAGATCAACCCGCCGCGGCAGTCCGGTCCGCTCGCCAGCGTGCTGGCCGTGCTGCTGCACCCGGAGGTCCAGCACCGCCCGACCGCCGCGGAGGCCGAGGAGCTGCTCGCGGCCGTGGCGCGCGGTGAGACACCGCTGGGCGGGAATTCGGACGAGACGCAGTTCTCGCCGTCCGGCGGAGCGCTCGCCGGTGGCGCGCTCGCGGCCGGGGCGCTGGGCGCAGCGGCAGGCGCGGGCGCCACGCGGGCCTTCCGCGGCGACGAGCTCGGCGCGCACTCCGGCACACTGGCCGGCGGCGCGAGCGACCAGTTCTACGACGAGTACGACGACTACTCGGACGACCCGTACGCCGCCACCGCCGCGTACCCGACGGACGACTACGACCGCCAGGGCGCGACGCGCGCGGTGCCCGCCGGGTACGACGGCTACGACGACGAGCCCCGGGCCGCCGCGGCGGACGACGAGGACGAGAAGCCGGGCAGGTGGAAGGTGCCGGCCGCGATCGGCGCCGTCGTGGTGGCCGGTCTCGTGGCGCTCGGCATCTGGCTGTTCACGCCGGCGAACAACAACACCACGAACACCACCGAGACCAGCCCGCCGGTGCTCCCGCCGCCGGTGACCAGCTCGTCGGTGGAGACGACGGAGAGCTCGACGCCGACCGCGACGCGGTCGAGCCAGGCCAACGAGCCGACGAAGTCCTCCCCCTCGCGGCGCAGCTCCAGCGAGGAGACTTCGGCGAGCAAACCCAGCTCCAGCAAGAGCCCGACCTCCTCGTCGTCCTCGTCGAGCAGGACCCCCACGAGCACGCCGGAGGAGACCCCGACGTCCGGGGCCAACGGCTGA